CCGTTTAACACTGATAACGGCGTGGCTGGAACTGCggtaattttcaacaaaacggAGAGTACCGTAAGATCTTTTTTGAGAGAGGTTTTATATAGTATAATTTCCGGATGAAACCCGCCTACTTTTCTGCTCAAGAAATGGTCCATCATGACTTGAGTTACGAAGACCCTGAGCATGGCCTCGGTGAACTATTCCGCAATCTGCTTCACGGTTTCGCAACTTTGAATTGATATTCGTCAGTCAGATTTTAATagtattataaaaattgtttgcaAAACATGACCTAGTGGattttacatttgaaaatcGGTTAAAATGTAATTCCAAGAAAGTATAAATCTCAGGTCACGATCATTCGAAAGGGAAGCTTTTTCTCCATGGGATGATAATTCCGTAGATCGATCGAAGGCCCGGAGGTTCATGCGCGCGAAAAAAACACGGGCATATTTTTCGAGCCTCTGATATCTCCAGGCAGCATTGGACCACCCCCCTCGATGGTGATACACAAAAAGCGTCAGGCTTAACAGACATTGCCTGTTGGAAATCCTCGTAGGTGGTTTTGCCGGGGGGTTTTCGATGCGAGCGAAGCACGTTGAGTAAGGGCCACCCTTTCTATTCTGACCACACGACAGATTCGTGCCAGCCCCAAAATTTTGGGTCACACAGTCGCGCCAGCTTGTTTTCACGATCCTTAAATCATTCCGCTGAATAATAATTCTCTGCAAAACTTGTTAACGCATCCGCTATCTGCCTGTTTGTCAACCCTGAACACATAGTTTGGACAAAATTGCGCGTGTTAATTTTAAGCGTTTTTTAAAGGTACAGAATCAGGCGTAATTACAAATTTACGTTCATTCAATCGTGCACGCTGAGTTGGGGAGTGAAATTATagtgcgaaagaaatcgacaCGGAtttgttgtaatatttttttaaaatttattttcatttctgtgCGATAATAAGGTACCAATGTTGAATTACCCGTACTGGAATTTATTTACATCTTAGTTTTAGCAACTGAAAAAAAGGTTCGCTTCCTAATCTTATTTCTCTGTATATTTTCATCCTGCGTAGTGGAAAAAATAACGGCAATTTttcttatacgtatatagcACGCTAACAAAAGCTCTGAAATGTTTTGTTCTTCCTTCAGGCAAAAgcgagtggaaaaaaattgcagaggGTGTCCCTGGCGGTTAGCCTACGGGGAATTCGCATGACCGATGTGGCAACGGAAGAGGATCAGCTCCAGGTCTCGATTTACAGGTGAATTAAAACGTTGAACGAAAGTTTATTTTCCTCGGAAAACTAGCGGCTGAGTGCCCACTTTTCCCCGCATGTATGCTCCAAGCGGCTCCGCTAACTGAAAGGCTAACTTTATTCCCTGTTCCATTACGCTTCCGCGATCGGTTCACTGCCGGCTGCTTTTCGGTCGAGCGAATATTCGCCTGGCACGTATCGATTGAAGTCTGCAGGCAAATTCAAACGTTATTATTCGCTTTTGCGTGCGAGGAAATTATTCGCGAAAACGGAGACGAATAACTCAAGACTACATCTTGATACctcgttgcgaaaattttcattaaagctcagcgttgaattattttcaacaaccAGGCATTGAATTATGTTTCAGCGTTCTGAACGCGCGCGTTTCTCGACGTTTAATTACTTGAATAAATCTCGAAATTCCCCGGAGCGAGTAGCGGAAGCCACCCACTCGAGACCCTTTGGTCTTGATCGTCGTCAACGattgtatttaaatttctcaATCTCGATTAATAACTCCTTCGTAGGATTTCACCCGCTCTTTCAATGCTCGTTTTCCAACCTTTCATTAGCTTTTCCGATGACCTTCGAAACCCTCGAAGCTTTACGCCCCGTCCTTTGGCCCTTCCCAACCCCCCGCAAACTCGCGTGTAAAGCCACTTGCAATTAGTTTAAGGATAGCGTGGAGAATCCCCATTTTACCCTATACGATGTTCTAGCCGTTACTAATTGTACCGGAGGCTGAAGAGGCGAGTCCTGACAAATGGCACACGTTTTGCCAATTATTCGCCAACAAAATGGCGTCAAGTTCTACATGTTGGTATTCTCAATCCCATCATATTCAATAAGGTTCAAACAGAGAGGACTAAAGaagttattttcattcgtttaaaCTTTTAAATTCCTTTTGgacagtgaaaaattgaaaaccaaacgtattttttcaaactctgtcTTGTGCaaaaactctctctctctatccaACGGAATCggtataaagaaaataaacaatataatGTAACGCTGAGTAATAATTCGTAGCGAATATAATCGGATCAGGCTGATTATGATAAAGCGGATTATATTGTGGTTTGAGGAAAGTTCCTAGGATGCGAATAAATCTTTTGCGGGATAAATGGTTTCGGGAATCGTAATGAACAGCGTCGCTCTGCGTATATGgtaaattctgaaattttttaagcGTCTCTCCGTCCGTGAAAATCCGGCATTCGAAACACCTACGCTAACGAAGGGTTTTCATTTGGAACTTTAATTAATAGGATCTCTTACTGTTCGGCTGACGCGACCCACGATCATGTTTTCGCCTTCATCGCGACAAACCTCAACGAGACAATGGAGTGTCACGCTTTTCTATGCCCTAAGAGGAAAATGGCCCAGACTGTTACTCTCACGGTGGCTCAGGCCTTCAACACAGCGTATCAGGCCTGGCAGCTGACTCAAGTCGATCCTCGTATTCACCATACAACTGACAAGAGCCCTCCGATGACCGACGAAAATTGTATTGGTAAATATTGAACCATAATAGATAGGGCGCGGGGTTGAAGTTGCcaatttgaaaagaatataGATCGAACGTAAAAGTTTTGCACGAGCTCCGAAAATGAATCTTTTCTATCATCGATTCGGAATATTCTTTaatcaaaataatgaaaataaatttaaccgAATACAGaatatgaattgaaatttttatgcatcTGTAAAGCTTCTCTATGCATTTAGATAATTGTACGtattttgtatgaaaattaaactttttccaagagaatttgaaaatcaggTGATCGTTTATGAATCACGCACTTGTAATATTTGTTTGCGATCGCATTGAAAAACTTACCAAATTTTGAGATGTTTATGTTTTACACACAGCGAATTATTACTcattgtatattatttaattattttaagtgttttttacaaaatttcgtGCATTTTGTATTCGCTCAAAGTTgtgattttcaatataatttgCACGTGATAGGTATACGTTTACTTTATAAAATAATCTTTTACACATTTGTAAAACGATTTACAGAATATCACGACAAGATCGTCAACGAGACGAAAAACAACGAGAAACACAACCGACAGAATAACCAAAATGTAAAACGTAACAACATCAATGAGACTCAGAAGAATCTCCTGATCGATTTATCGTCCGATTCTAAGCCAAAGGAAAATTCGTGGGtatgtagttttttttttttctaacgtaGAATGACATCATTCGCAGCCTAGAAATCCACACGCGACTTTGCGTCTAACCTGTAGtgaacatttaaaaattaagcTTTCATCATGAGCCTTGAAAGGCTAAAATACAAGTCGGCATTCATGAATTTTTAGCAGCTAAActgatgcaaatttttttatttttgttcaacaCACCGTTAGTACATATTTTCAGCTTCTCATCTGATTCAACTCTTCTCTGTTTCAACCCTCGACAAATTTGACTGGCTAAAattgacacattttatttatttattacgaGATATTCATAAATTGAGTATTAATCAAGACTCAAAAAgtgtatttacaaaaaaaaatttaaatacccatgctttatttcaaaaacataAAATTGGTTCCATGTGAATAAACGGAAATTTTCTCGAACGTATAGGTCTTTATCTCAACCCAAAATCCTGTCGGCAAGATCTGTAAAGTTTGCCGTATAAACTATAAACATTTTTACTCAACTTTCAATATCCATATATTTTATCGTAGGACTAACTATTTCTAAAAAATATCCAAGCGTACGAAATCGGAAATAAATGTTgttatttgataaaaaatatcagcatCGTCAATGGATCGTGTCCATTTATGTATTGTCCGTTGATATCAAGCtcacaaaaatgtcaaattctAATTGATAAAGCTGACATAGAATGCCCTATAGACGATgccgatatttttattgaatattaGAATCAATGCTTACTGATTTCTCACAGTAACATATTGTTTTACAAACAATTGTTTCTGCGACCGTCTAAATATATACTAAAAGTCTAGTAAAAACGTGTGTTTTTTCAAATGGCAAACTTCACAGTCGTTGCGGGGAGGCTTAAAATTGAGATAGAGATCTGCGCTTTGAAGcagatttttattgatttattcgAAATCAATCCGGAGAGCAATAgaataaatattcgaaaaagttgaaaataaaaaccatcCTAATAActatatatgtgaattttttcttgacCTTTGAATTAAGGAGGGAGAAACACAAACTTCGTGGGTATAAACGGTAAGAACAGTTTATGTAAATTAGCTGAGGAGcttgcatgaaaaaattgtatacttgcattttttcattacattttaAGGGGAACTTACCATCAGTATAACAGCGGTAAATAACCATGTTTTGAATATTGACAAAGATTCTCGCTTGATATCGATAAATTCGGTTGAAAGGGTGAATCATTGTGATTTACTATTGTTATATTCGCATCTGTGTGTTATATCGTTTAATTCGGTAAAACAATATCAATTGTAAAACtttgttaaatttaaaaacattttgatTTACTTTTGTTACATTAAATTCCCATTAAAACAGAacgaaaaagtataaaattttttcttgcaGGCTACGAGGATCGTGGATCTTTTGCTTTGACCGAAACTTCAGCCAATTTAAATAAACAGTTTTAACCGTTGACACCCACGAAGTTTATATTTCTCCTTCactgataattatacaaaaatgtTCGTCCCTCCCAACGAGTGCCTCGTTATTTGAACCGTTCCTCTTTCTGCGCATATGGCAGGTTTGCTTCGAGGAGGAAACGGGAGTGGACAATAAAAACACGAGGAACAACAACTCGCCGACGAGCATCCCGATGTCGACGCTCAGAgcgacgccgacgccgacgcGGCTCGTCACTCCGCGACCTTCACCTTCGCCCTTGGCGGGGCAGAACGCCTGGGGCGAGTCCAGGTCGGTCGACTTGATGTGCTCGTAGCCCTTATAGCCCAGGGCCGACAACTTCCGCGATGTGCCCCTCATCACCGGACTCTGGAAGCACCTTTCGGCCAGCGGTATACCGAGGAACTTTTCCTCCTAAATTCGAAACCTGAAACGTGCGCCGACCACGGTTATCGCGGTCCTTGCGGTGATCCTGCGGAGATcctgcactgagaaaaatttcatttgttggagtaactggaaaaattcagtcaaacaggtatcgttaaaaaaaactgtttgaatattgttggtattacgaaaaacgaggtacgcctaaccattttgcgatatcgtcgatccttttttggttattgcaacgcaaaatcagtttctgaggtttggtctacttttttagtcaaacaatGCTTTATCGtcgatttatcgttgcacgagcgttaaattttcgcaacagttgcaagaaaatatagtaatagttatcgcaatgagaaagaatagtaacagatctactagactttccggtgacagctagaaaactaattttcatttcgtacctaGAACTATGTTTTTCGGTTTCcggaaaatatgaaaatagttaaggactgagcggtaaccggaagaaaaatttctctcagtgtgcgGATTGGCGGAAAGACGATCTCGTTTTGCATCCTAAATTTTTACTCGTCTAGGACGAATTTTGAGCTTTAAAACGGACACCATCCCTCCGGCGAGTTCTTGTCATTATTACAGGGGTGACTCTGATCCTGTAACCGGAATTAAACACCGTGCAACAGCTGCGAATTGTAACGTAAGGCCTGAAaagattttcggtttttaCAAGCTTCTCGATATTTCACCCGGAATTTGCAAATGAGAAGAAGTTGAACGAAAAGCGTCTGTGTAACCGTGAAGAAGCGGAAAACATGCAGTGAACAAATTGCTATCGACGGTTCTAATTTTCGGTTTCAAAGCGAAGATAATAAGCAAAGAAAAAGGACTCGTAC
Above is a genomic segment from Neodiprion pinetum isolate iyNeoPine1 chromosome 1, iyNeoPine1.2, whole genome shotgun sequence containing:
- the LOC124210759 gene encoding low density lipoprotein receptor adapter protein 1-B isoform X1 — protein: MSFFRGLWKSSSKHKKLCEEWALANSRECVEGGVGGGGGQEDAEDPAEATFSLKYLGSTLVETPSSEEATAEAIKTIITMAKASGKKLQRVSLAVSLRGIRMTDVATEEDQLQVSIYRISYCSADATHDHVFAFIATNLNETMECHAFLCPKRKMAQTVTLTVAQAFNTAYQAWQLTQVDPRIHHTTDKSPPMTDENCIEYHDKIVNETKNNEKHNRQNNQNVKRNNINETQKNLLIDLSSDSKPKENSWVCFEEETGVDNKNTRNNNSPTSIPMSTLRATPTPTRLVTPRPSPSPLAGQNAWGESRSVDLMCS
- the LOC124210759 gene encoding low density lipoprotein receptor adapter protein 1-B isoform X2; this encodes MPFFKKLRRFSKHKKLCEEWALANSRECVEGGVGGGGGQEDAEDPAEATFSLKYLGSTLVETPSSEEATAEAIKTIITMAKASGKKLQRVSLAVSLRGIRMTDVATEEDQLQVSIYRISYCSADATHDHVFAFIATNLNETMECHAFLCPKRKMAQTVTLTVAQAFNTAYQAWQLTQVDPRIHHTTDKSPPMTDENCIEYHDKIVNETKNNEKHNRQNNQNVKRNNINETQKNLLIDLSSDSKPKENSWVCFEEETGVDNKNTRNNNSPTSIPMSTLRATPTPTRLVTPRPSPSPLAGQNAWGESRSVDLMCS
- the LOC124210759 gene encoding low density lipoprotein receptor adapter protein 1 isoform X3, whose protein sequence is MLAQPRPFYRLELCEEWALANSRECVEGGVGGGGGQEDAEDPAEATFSLKYLGSTLVETPSSEEATAEAIKTIITMAKASGKKLQRVSLAVSLRGIRMTDVATEEDQLQVSIYRISYCSADATHDHVFAFIATNLNETMECHAFLCPKRKMAQTVTLTVAQAFNTAYQAWQLTQVDPRIHHTTDKSPPMTDENCIEYHDKIVNETKNNEKHNRQNNQNVKRNNINETQKNLLIDLSSDSKPKENSWVCFEEETGVDNKNTRNNNSPTSIPMSTLRATPTPTRLVTPRPSPSPLAGQNAWGESRSVDLMCS